Proteins encoded by one window of Flagellimonas lutaonensis:
- a CDS encoding ArnT family glycosyltransferase codes for MTKRFPKLFIYLLSALFLLNIVQSFFTELIYDEAYYWYYAQDLAWGYFDHPPMVAFLAKISSFFFDGELGVRFMGCILGVGTFLVLWQLIASKEKHKYVPFFFVLLFSMPLLNAYGFLTLPDTPLLFFTTLFLLIYKKFLERATIGISLALGLVMAALMYSKYHAVLVILFVFLSNVALIRNRFAWLAVATALVCYFPHFAWLYNNDLVTIKYHLFERPNQPYSFEKFTLGYILNLVLVFGLLFPWVYWALLKTKAKDRFKKALQFLAYGVILFFFLSSFNRRVQTQWIIVICIPLAILTYEYFLSRPTPRKWIMRLGLTSTAILLFARVGLVHEPLFPVVYETHGNKEWVNTLKEKAGDIPVVFENSYRRAPMYAFYSGNTSYSLNNFHYRQNQYSIDDSEEKVQNRRVLYVTKYAKKGDISYTNARGTLFYGIFIDNFRSYRKLRCLVEDLPIDLQQDSLMVKVYNPYPHDIDLGNLTFHVAYLNAHKQLQESNKVAFSPLNGAIDRLKSNDTTYFRCTLKSPTMKDIEYIKFGISEFGLRPGINSSSYKLEP; via the coding sequence ATGACCAAACGTTTTCCGAAACTCTTCATCTATCTACTATCAGCGCTTTTTTTATTGAACATTGTGCAAAGCTTTTTCACAGAGCTGATATATGACGAAGCCTATTATTGGTACTATGCACAGGATTTGGCTTGGGGGTATTTTGATCATCCCCCTATGGTGGCCTTTCTGGCCAAAATTTCCTCCTTTTTCTTTGACGGCGAACTTGGCGTACGCTTTATGGGCTGTATTTTGGGCGTGGGCACCTTTTTGGTTCTCTGGCAACTGATAGCATCAAAGGAGAAGCATAAGTATGTACCGTTTTTTTTCGTGCTGCTTTTTTCGATGCCACTGTTGAATGCCTATGGCTTTTTGACCCTGCCAGACACCCCTCTGTTGTTTTTTACCACCCTCTTTTTGTTGATTTATAAAAAATTTCTCGAGCGGGCCACCATTGGCATATCACTAGCTCTTGGATTGGTCATGGCCGCCTTGATGTACAGCAAGTACCATGCGGTTCTAGTGATACTTTTCGTGTTTCTTTCGAATGTTGCCCTAATTAGAAACAGGTTTGCATGGTTGGCGGTGGCCACGGCCCTTGTTTGCTACTTTCCACATTTCGCATGGCTTTACAACAATGACCTGGTCACTATCAAGTACCATCTGTTTGAGCGCCCCAACCAGCCCTACAGCTTTGAAAAGTTCACCCTTGGTTATATTCTGAACCTGGTTTTGGTTTTCGGGCTATTGTTTCCTTGGGTGTATTGGGCCCTTTTAAAGACCAAAGCCAAAGACCGCTTTAAAAAGGCCTTGCAGTTCTTGGCCTATGGGGTCATTTTGTTCTTTTTTCTATCGAGCTTCAACAGACGGGTACAGACCCAATGGATCATTGTCATCTGCATCCCATTGGCGATTTTGACCTATGAGTATTTTTTGTCGCGGCCTACCCCTAGAAAATGGATCATGCGCTTGGGGTTGACAAGTACCGCCATTCTACTGTTTGCAAGGGTGGGGTTGGTTCATGAGCCATTGTTTCCGGTCGTGTATGAAACACACGGAAACAAAGAATGGGTCAATACCCTGAAAGAAAAGGCCGGAGACATCCCCGTTGTTTTTGAGAACTCTTACAGGCGGGCGCCCATGTATGCGTTCTACTCTGGCAACACCTCCTATTCATTGAATAATTTTCACTACAGGCAAAACCAGTATTCAATAGATGACTCTGAGGAGAAGGTGCAAAACAGGCGGGTGCTCTATGTTACGAAATATGCCAAAAAAGGCGATATATCTTATACAAATGCCCGAGGGACCCTTTTTTATGGGATCTTCATAGACAATTTTAGGTCATACAGAAAGCTACGGTGCCTGGTCGAAGACCTGCCGATAGATCTGCAGCAAGATTCGCTGATGGTAAAAGTGTACAATCCTTACCCGCATGACATCGATTTGGGCAACCTGACATTTCACGTGGCCTACCTAAACGCCCACAAACAGCTCCAAGAATCGAATAAAGTAGCGTTTTCACCCTTGAATGGGGCCATTGATCGTTTGAAATCAAATGATACCACCTATTTTCGCTGTACGTTGAAGAGCCCAACCATGAAGGACATTGAGTATATCAAGTTTGGTATTTCCGAATTTGGACTACGCCCGGGCATCAACAGCAGCAGTTACAAACTTGAGCCATGA
- a CDS encoding DUF4271 domain-containing protein — MNPIARTIEPVDWMTILIFLGLLLLALGKYLYQTRFMNFLILPFNNKYISLYNKKGRLLSWFHLLMTLFQIINISLFAYLALRTLMPDLLARMSSPFLMILAITTLLLSIKIILQLTKGYVFNTQSLVKEIIYHKLSYFNYSGLIMFAINIFIIYVADSPKHMIYGGIFLIMIINIIGLVNILKNHQKVIISNVFYFILYLCTLEIAPFVLISGYLKH, encoded by the coding sequence ATGAACCCAATAGCGCGTACTATAGAACCTGTAGACTGGATGACCATCCTCATATTCTTGGGACTATTATTGCTTGCCTTGGGTAAATATCTGTACCAGACCCGGTTTATGAACTTTCTTATCCTTCCGTTCAACAACAAATACATCTCGCTCTACAATAAAAAGGGACGTTTATTGAGCTGGTTCCATTTATTGATGACCCTTTTTCAGATCATCAACATTTCCCTATTCGCATACTTGGCCCTTAGAACCTTGATGCCCGATCTATTGGCCCGAATGTCCTCGCCCTTTCTTATGATACTAGCCATAACGACACTCCTTCTTTCGATAAAAATAATATTGCAACTGACAAAGGGCTATGTGTTCAATACACAGTCGCTTGTCAAAGAGATCATCTACCACAAATTATCATATTTCAACTACAGCGGACTGATCATGTTTGCCATCAACATCTTCATCATCTACGTTGCAGATAGTCCAAAACATATGATTTATGGTGGTATTTTCTTAATTATGATCATTAACATCATAGGATTGGTCAATATCTTGAAGAACCATCAAAAAGTGATCATTTCCAACGTTTTCTATTTTATTTTGTACCTTTGCACTCTCGAAATTGCACCCTTTGTATTAATTAGCGGTTATCTAAAACACTGA
- a CDS encoding DUF423 domain-containing protein encodes MNKTILVTGLVLGVLAIILGAFGAHGLKKVLTADELGTFETGVRYQMYQALFLLFLSMLPKMADDTKKWVFYAIVIGVVLFSFSIYFLATNKLTAFDFRKIGWITPIGGLFMITGWVYLIISVLAKK; translated from the coding sequence ATGAACAAAACAATTTTGGTAACCGGACTCGTTTTGGGGGTATTGGCCATTATACTGGGGGCCTTTGGGGCCCATGGTCTCAAAAAGGTACTCACTGCTGATGAACTGGGTACTTTTGAAACAGGGGTGCGCTACCAGATGTACCAAGCCCTTTTTCTACTGTTTTTGAGTATGCTGCCAAAGATGGCCGATGATACCAAGAAATGGGTTTTTTACGCCATTGTGATCGGTGTGGTGCTTTTTTCGTTTTCCATCTACTTTTTGGCGACCAACAAGCTGACGGCTTTTGATTTTAGAAAGATAGGATGGATTACACCTATCGGGGGGCTCTTTATGATTACTGGATGGGTGTATCTCATAATATCCGTTTTGGCCAAAAAATGA
- a CDS encoding uroporphyrinogen-III synthase: protein MRVKTILVSQPEPKMENSPYSKLIEKEKVKVDFRPFIHVEGVQAKNVRQQKIDLNNFTAIILTSRNSVDHFFRIAEEMRFKVPDTMKYFCQSEAVAYYLQKYVVYRKRKIYVGQRTFSDLVPMFKKYKDEKFLLPSSDVLKPEIPKVLDELKLDWKRGIFYKTVISDLSDLRDVYYDVLVFFSPSGIESLLKNFPDFKQNDTRIAVFGNSTVKAATEAGLRIDIKAPTPETPSMTMALQKYISDVNKQ from the coding sequence ATGAGAGTAAAAACGATTTTGGTCTCTCAGCCAGAACCGAAAATGGAGAACTCTCCATACTCGAAACTCATCGAAAAAGAAAAGGTTAAGGTCGATTTTAGGCCTTTCATTCATGTTGAGGGTGTTCAAGCGAAAAACGTTCGGCAGCAAAAAATAGACCTCAACAATTTTACGGCCATTATTCTGACAAGTCGAAACTCGGTGGACCATTTTTTCAGAATAGCTGAAGAAATGCGCTTTAAGGTGCCCGATACAATGAAGTATTTCTGCCAATCGGAAGCGGTGGCCTACTACCTTCAAAAATACGTGGTCTATAGAAAGCGCAAGATTTATGTTGGCCAACGCACTTTCAGTGATTTGGTTCCGATGTTCAAAAAATACAAAGACGAAAAGTTTCTATTGCCCTCATCTGATGTGCTGAAACCAGAAATACCAAAAGTACTTGACGAATTGAAGCTGGATTGGAAACGGGGTATCTTCTACAAAACGGTTATCAGCGACCTTTCTGATCTAAGGGATGTGTACTACGATGTTTTGGTGTTTTTCAGTCCTTCGGGCATTGAATCGTTGCTCAAGAACTTTCCTGATTTCAAACAGAACGACACCCGCATTGCGGTTTTTGGCAACAGCACGGTAAAGGCCGCCACCGAGGCGGGCCTCCGTATCGACATCAAGGCCCCAACACCAGAAACGCCTTCGATGACCATGGCTCTGCAGAAGTACATTTCTGATGTCAACAAGCAATAA
- the pckA gene encoding phosphoenolpyruvate carboxykinase (ATP) gives MANNAQKTKTISLKGYGIDHSNFHYQLSSDDLHARTIEKGMGQETSLSALAVNTGEFTGRSPQDRFIVRDDVTEDKVWWGNINIPFEPEKFDRLYDKVINYLNDKELFVRDCYVCADPAYRTNVRVINEYPWSNMFAHNMFLRPDEDELEGFEPEWTVINAPGFRANAEVDGTRQHNFAILNFTKKIALVGGTGYTGEIKKGIFSALNFILPVYHNTLPMHCSANVGENGDTALFFGLSGTGKTTLSTDPNRKLIGDDEHGWTPQNTVFNFEGGCYAKVINLSQESEPEIYGAIRKGAILENVILDDQGNVDFEDASITQNTRVSYPIYHIDNIQRPSIGENVKNIFFLTADAFGVLPPISKLTPAQAAYHFISGYTAKVAGTEAGVVEPQPSFSACFGAPFMPLHPTKYAEMLSKKMKESGVDVWLINTGWTGGPYGVGTRMKLEYTRAMITAALNGDLGLYSYDTYHIHSVFGVAQPRECPGVPTSVLSPRATWNDDEAYYKTAFKLSNAFRENFKKFEAYANEEIRRGGPQRYAF, from the coding sequence ATGGCTAATAATGCCCAAAAAACGAAAACGATTTCGTTGAAAGGTTACGGAATCGACCATTCCAACTTTCACTACCAATTGTCATCAGACGATCTTCATGCCCGTACCATCGAAAAAGGTATGGGCCAAGAGACATCGCTTAGTGCGCTTGCCGTAAATACCGGTGAGTTTACCGGCCGGTCGCCCCAAGACCGTTTTATCGTCAGGGATGATGTTACAGAAGACAAGGTTTGGTGGGGCAATATCAACATTCCGTTCGAACCCGAAAAGTTTGATCGCTTGTACGACAAGGTCATTAACTATTTAAATGACAAGGAATTGTTCGTGCGTGATTGTTATGTCTGCGCCGACCCGGCCTATAGAACCAATGTCAGGGTAATCAACGAGTACCCTTGGTCCAATATGTTTGCCCATAATATGTTCTTGAGGCCCGATGAAGATGAGCTCGAGGGTTTTGAGCCGGAATGGACGGTCATAAATGCACCGGGCTTTAGGGCCAACGCCGAGGTTGATGGCACACGACAGCACAATTTTGCAATTCTCAACTTCACCAAAAAGATTGCCCTTGTCGGGGGTACCGGATACACGGGCGAAATCAAAAAGGGAATTTTTTCTGCCCTCAACTTTATTCTGCCGGTGTATCACAACACGCTGCCCATGCACTGTTCGGCCAATGTGGGCGAGAATGGCGATACCGCGCTTTTCTTCGGTCTTTCGGGCACGGGCAAGACAACCCTTTCGACCGATCCCAACAGAAAGCTCATCGGCGATGATGAGCATGGATGGACTCCCCAGAACACGGTGTTCAACTTTGAGGGAGGGTGTTATGCCAAGGTAATCAACCTTTCGCAAGAAAGTGAGCCCGAAATCTATGGGGCCATAAGAAAGGGGGCCATTTTAGAGAATGTTATTTTAGATGACCAAGGTAATGTAGATTTTGAGGACGCTTCGATCACGCAGAATACCAGGGTCAGTTATCCCATTTACCATATCGATAATATCCAACGGCCATCCATCGGAGAGAACGTAAAGAATATTTTCTTTTTGACTGCCGATGCATTTGGCGTACTGCCCCCTATTTCTAAATTGACCCCGGCCCAAGCTGCCTACCATTTTATTTCGGGTTATACGGCCAAGGTGGCGGGTACCGAAGCTGGTGTGGTTGAGCCGCAACCCTCATTTTCGGCCTGTTTCGGGGCGCCCTTCATGCCTTTGCACCCTACCAAGTATGCTGAGATGCTGAGCAAAAAAATGAAAGAATCGGGTGTTGATGTGTGGCTTATCAATACAGGGTGGACGGGCGGCCCCTACGGAGTGGGCACCCGTATGAAACTCGAGTATACCCGGGCCATGATCACAGCGGCCTTGAACGGCGATTTGGGCCTTTACAGTTATGATACCTATCACATTCACTCGGTTTTTGGGGTGGCACAGCCCCGTGAGTGTCCAGGGGTGCCCACCTCTGTATTGAGCCCCAGGGCCACATGGAACGATGATGAGGCATACTACAAGACAGCCTTTAAACTTTCAAATGCATTTCGCGAGAACTTCAAGAAATTTGAAGCGTATGCGAATGAAGAGATACGACGTGGTGGCCCGCAGCGCTATGCGTTCTAA